From the Juglans microcarpa x Juglans regia isolate MS1-56 chromosome 3D, Jm3101_v1.0, whole genome shotgun sequence genome, the window TAAAGAAATCAACTTGCGAAATTCCAATAGAGTTTAAGAAAAGAGAAGCTCCAACCGCGATTTTCCCAGAACCACGGGGACCGAGAAGCAGGATCGAGTTATTGCATGCATCAGTGACCGAACTCGATATAATGAACTTCAATTTACTACAAAAAGGAAATAGAATCGGTTTTTTAAAAACCTTGGGAAACCAAGCAAAATTGCAAACAAGTGTTGTTCTtcattatttttagttaaacaaattattttgaTGACAGGAATTTCCCCAAAGTCGTAATGATCAATTGGGCcacaattatttaatatctcCAATCAACTAATCTCTCTTTAAAAACGTTTTCTGGGGATCCAAACAGAGGGacaagaaaatcaaatagaCAGAGAGTCGCACCTGTAGTTGCTCTCTGGAGAATCGGAAAGAGGCTTGAATACGAACGTAGGGTCACAGAGCCTGCCCCGGAGGAGATTTAGAGCTTCCTTCGCCGCCTTCTCTCTTCCCATAGTCGAAAACTCTGTGAAACCCAGACGACAATAAAATTGGCGGGAAAGGAAGTATAAATATTTCGCAGGGCAGCCAGCGCATATATACTCGCTCAACCGGGTATGCGGGCCGGTTTATGACATTTCATGGGCTCCGGGTGGAACCAAAATCGAGCCGGGTGATGACTCAAAAATGGGCTGGAGCCTAGTCTATATACACCAAAGGCCCAAAATAGCAACAATCTACAAGTCCGGCTAATTGCGCTGCAGTCAGAAAATTCAGAAATATCGGCGTAACACAAGTGTACCATAAGAACCAATCGTTCAAAATCGccagagagtgagagagagagagagagagatatggcATTGGGGAGCACGAGCACGGCTCTGGTCCCTCATTTGCAGCTCCAAGGTTGTTGTTTCTTCAAGCGCCTAGCTTCTCTACCGGTCGACAGAACCTCGACGAGAGCAAGGTTGGGACTCAAAATCGGTGCTTCGCAGAGACGACTCCGCCACCGGGGGAGTTTTACGAACGTCTTCTGCTTTGCCGTAGATGACGGCCTGAGAGATAAGCAGCCAGATTTGGGCGTTAGTGCTGGCTCCGCCGTCGAGGATAGGCCCGGTAAGCACCCAAAAACCCCAGGATGAATTTCGTGTGAGATTGATCTGATTTGTGTATTTTGCTTAATCTAGATGTGGCTGATAGTTCGAAAGAAGAAATATTTGTGGAGAAATTGGACCAAGATGGTGAGCGGGGTGCACTATACGAGTTTCTTTATCCCGGCAAAGAGCTTCTACCGGATGATAAAGAAATGACTATATTCGATCATCTGGAAGAGTTGCGCCAGAGGATATTCGTGTCGGTTTTGGCAGTTGGGGCTGCTATTTTGGGTTGCTTTGCGTTTTCGAAAGAACTGATAATTGTTCTTGAAGCTCCTGTCAAAACCCAGGGTGTGCGGTTCCTGCAGCTAGCTCCTGGtgaatttttctttacaactCTAAAGGTTAGTTCAATAATACACTTAactatgtttttaattttaggtTATGTACTGATCCTAATTTAGTTGATTTAGAAACAAATTAATCTGCTATAAAGACCGTGATCGTTCTTCTAATGGTGTGCTGCAGGTATCAGGATACTGTGGCCTTCTGTTAGGAAGCCCTATCATTCTGTATGAGATTATAGCCTTTGTTCTTCCAGGTTTGACTAAAGCAGAGAGAGGGTTTCTGGGGCCGATTGTATTTGGCTCCTCGGTGCTTTTCTATGCTGGTATCGTCTTCTCCTACTTGGTACTGACACCAGCCGCCCTAAACTTCTTTGTTAGCTATGCGGAAGGGGCTGTGGAATCAATATGGTCCATTGATCAATACTTCGAGTTTGTGCTTGTGCTCATGTTCAGCACCGGCTTGTCATTCCAGGTAAAGGTTTTCAAGAGTGGGAaacttgtttaaattttatttcttttctttttccttgtgtaagagttttttctcttcttggcCTGGAAATAAGACTATGGTTTacgtataaaaagaaaatatgagattatggTTGAAATTTGAATGACTCTCTTTGTACTGAAAGAAAAGCtcttaaaattcaaatcacCATCTGAGATgagagttttctttttcttttttggagatGTGAAATGAGTGCAATTCATTGACTCACGATGCATAGTAAAAACGCAAACAATTGATGCTCAGGTCTATATTTTTGGCGAAGTTGGTATAcaattttatctttcatttagaAGATCTGCAGTTAAATACTGGACAAATAGATGATAAATCTTCACTGCCCTAGTTCATTACAAGTCCATATATTTAAAACTGAGTTAGAAATTGCATTCGAGGGATTAAATTCTCATCGTATTCTGCAGGTTCCAGTAATACAAATTCTACTTGGACAAGTTGGTCTAGTATCGGGAGATCAAATGTTGTCAATTTGGAGATACGTAGTGGTTGGTGCAGTTGTAGCTGCCGCTGTGCTTACACCCTCGACTGACCCTCTTACTCAAATGCTTCTGGCAGCACCCCTACTGGGTCTTTACTTGGGCGGCGCTTGGTTTGTTAAGCTTACGGGGAGGTGAACCGCGACGACTTGAAAGCACACGACATGCTCTCAATGGCATGCGTGCATTTAAGTGGCATGGATCCTGtatattcaaaaatataatgtcatatatagaCGAGGAACAGAGGATGAATCTCCTAAACGAATTTTCAAATCGTTTTGTTCTTATCATTGTAAAAGTTCTCCATTAGAAATACAGTAGTTATTAAATTTACGTGGTACCCAATGGATTGATTTTTGCAACAGATTAGTAcccaaaaatcatattaataagaAATAGTGTGAGAGAGTTTGATTATTATCCAAATAATCCCTCTAAAGCACAAAACAGACATCAATGTCCTTACAAATTccaaaaataagagtttatcCGTAATTACAATATACCACAGTACGAATAAATATCTGGATCCTAGTTGCTCAATGTGACATCCTGCAGTTTTGCTTCCAGATCAGAAGTACCAGAGCAACCTAGTTCATATTCGAATAGTCTCAGTGAATTCCTCAAACCATCGCATGCCTGAAGAAAAGCTTGTGAAGTTCCCTTCACACTTTCTAGCTCTACCAGCAAATCATCAATAATGCTCGAGATTTTCTCTAAAGAAGCCTTCATCGCTGGAACCTCTTGAGGTGGGTAAAGACAAGCTCCGAGCTCATCAATCTGTGCTCCAATTCCTTGACAGAGCTTCAACAATTTCTCCAAACAATCAACAAATTCAGTGTTGTTTGGGTTTTCCATCTTAAGCAAACCTGTGATCGTGCGGATAAGTTCCTTGATAACTGCAAGCGTATCAGACACAACTCCAATTGCTGATTGGGCAATTTTCATCTCTCCAGGCAACAAGTCATTGCCTAGATCATCCTCACATGagttatcatcatcatcttgcGGGTCACTATCTGCTTTGTTAGAAGCCTCATCATATATTTCATCCGATTGGTCAGAGGAACCGGACTTGAGCTCCTTCATCTCCCGAAGAACATCCTTCAGAGAAACTGCAACTTGTGTCATAGCCCTCCCTATTGCTGTGATATTTGTGGAGGGGGTCTTCTTAAGAGCAGTGCAAGCTTCCCATACCGCACCAACTAACTGTGGGATTGAGAGTTTTTGGACATTATTGCGTGATCCTGCTAGTGTCcagccaaaataaataaatagataagaaAACAATGAATTAATATGCTGGGATGGGCATTTATT encodes:
- the LOC121254109 gene encoding uncharacterized protein LOC121254109 isoform X1, giving the protein MGKAEKERLKQTLNFHLNTIHETFQVLDQSPASSLEKVSWEEVIKIGDQVSKQATMAGMLWTGEMPDVKALEENMSAYFNTLQGFLLLSHGSMVGAGHTLSSSIHASVKQVVDCSFKLLMESVSSYAGSRNNVQKLSIPQLVGAVWEACTALKKTPSTNITAIGRAMTQVAVSLKDVLREMKELKSGSSDQSDEIYDEASNKADSDPQDDDDNSCEDDLGNDLLPGEMKIAQSAIGVVSDTLAVIKELIRTITGLLKMENPNNTEFVDCLEKLLKLCQGIGAQIDELGACLYPPQEVPAMKASLEKISSIIDDLLVELESVKGTSQAFLQACDGLRNSLRLFEYELGCSGTSDLEAKLQDVTLSN
- the LOC121254109 gene encoding uncharacterized protein LOC121254109 isoform X2; protein product: MGKAEKERLKQTLNFHLNTIHETFQVLDQSPASSLEKVSWEEVIKIGDQVSKQATMAGMLWTGEMPDVKALEENMSAYFNTLQGFLLLSHGSMVGAGHTLSSSIHASVKQVVDCSFKLLMESVSSYGSRNNVQKLSIPQLVGAVWEACTALKKTPSTNITAIGRAMTQVAVSLKDVLREMKELKSGSSDQSDEIYDEASNKADSDPQDDDDNSCEDDLGNDLLPGEMKIAQSAIGVVSDTLAVIKELIRTITGLLKMENPNNTEFVDCLEKLLKLCQGIGAQIDELGACLYPPQEVPAMKASLEKISSIIDDLLVELESVKGTSQAFLQACDGLRNSLRLFEYELGCSGTSDLEAKLQDVTLSN
- the LOC121254110 gene encoding sec-independent protein translocase protein TATC, chloroplastic, translated to MALGSTSTALVPHLQLQGCCFFKRLASLPVDRTSTRARLGLKIGASQRRLRHRGSFTNVFCFAVDDGLRDKQPDLGVSAGSAVEDRPDVADSSKEEIFVEKLDQDGERGALYEFLYPGKELLPDDKEMTIFDHLEELRQRIFVSVLAVGAAILGCFAFSKELIIVLEAPVKTQGVRFLQLAPGEFFFTTLKVSGYCGLLLGSPIILYEIIAFVLPGLTKAERGFLGPIVFGSSVLFYAGIVFSYLVLTPAALNFFVSYAEGAVESIWSIDQYFEFVLVLMFSTGLSFQVPVIQILLGQVGLVSGDQMLSIWRYVVVGAVVAAAVLTPSTDPLTQMLLAAPLLGLYLGGAWFVKLTGR